The following nucleotide sequence is from Toxoplasma gondii ME49 chromosome IV, whole genome shotgun sequence.
cgacagagaagcactTGCCTCTGAAGTTGTTGTTGACGAACGGCTCGGCCGTGTAGGGTGTCCTGTCAGGCAGGCGGCAGACGTCCACATCTTGGCCTCCAGTATAGTATCGCATAAAAAATGATTTTGGATTCCACCATCCGTTTTGACGCCCATTTCTACTGAAACGAGGTGGCCTTTTAATCTGCGGGTCAGTTTCAAGCACACAGAAACATCAAATTTTCCGGGTATGCTGAAAACCTTTCATTGCCGGACACGTGCATGTTTAATCTCTTGAGTGGCATATTACATCTGGCATTAGTTGCAGTGGAGGAGCTTCATGTCCAAAGCACTTGTGTGGCTTCGCTGAGGAGCGGGCACCTTTTTCAGGAGCGTTGCTTTGTCACCATGCTGTTAATGTCAATATTTGCTGATTCAAGGTCGGAAACAAGCATATGAACCATTCCTATAAATCAGTTACCAAATGCTCGACAAAACACTTTAGTAGGGCGGCAAATAAGTCGATGTGAGAGGCTTCAGCTCGCCAGACATACCTTGCTCATGCAGGCCCCTTCACCAGAGTCCCAGTCCACAAGAAATCCGTCCAGAAGACCAGGATACTCGCGGAGAACCGCACTCATTCGATCAAAATCTGGAGGCCCAAACCACAGGCCCCCGACGCGAAGATGGGTACGATTCTTGAGTTCAGCGATAGTTTCAAACCATTCAGGAGGTAAATCCTGTCTTGCAAGGGTATAGTGTTGAGGCGGAATAGATACTGTCTGCACAGCTGGGTTCCCAAGTTCGGCGTTATTGTGACGACCGAAATCTGTCATATTCACAATCGGAATGTAAACTCCGTCTCCCAGAGTGGCAGCCTGCGCGCAGCGTTCCAAGATGTCCGCTTTCTCAGTCGTATAGCAATATGAGAAGACCCCATTGTTTGCCGTTACGACTGGCAAAGCTTTTCCATCATCAGATGGGAGTAGTCCGCTGCGATCGTTTGGAGGTTCGTTTACTTCTCCACGTGCCTGCCTTTCTTCCATAAGGACGTAATCATAATAATCGATGTTGGTTCCGGGTATCACTCGACGGTACTGATGAGGCAGGTAGTACTGGAAGTCAAACTCTTCGTgctccgtctcttccccaTCATCGTCCCCCTCGATTGCTAATTCATCCTCGTCTTCCGTATCTGGGGAATAATCAGCGTTTTCTGTcatttctccttcttgaACACCACCTTCGTGTGGGATACTGCCTCCTTGGCGATCAGCCCTTGTCATCGGAGGCCGCTTGAATTGCTCGTTGTCGTCCTTATCCTCGTCGGAAGTAGCTGGCAGCACGCCGTTACTGCCAGCGTAGATGGTGTCGTTTGCTTCGCCGTCGCGCTTGGGAAACTCCGAGTGGTTCACCACTCCTTCATTGTTGTTGTCGTCCAACTGACCTGCATCATAATTGACATCGTCTGCATAtgcagaggggagaaggcCGCCACGCGTTACAGGTCGTTCGGGTTTCTCCAGGGACACTGACGATCCAGCCCCTGCAGCGTGAGACTCCCATATTGCGATTGAGCCTCCTATGTAACCACTACTTCGGTTCAAAGACGATACAGCGGCGAACGCAACATACACCACCAACGTTTTCTTAAATACCCGATTCCGTTGAAGGGCATCCGGGCCTTGCCACAAATGCGAAAAAATGTTTCTATTCCCCCTTGCCGTTTGCATCATCGTATCAGAACCGTCCAACCAACAGCGGACACCGTTGATAGATTTAGGCCTCTTAGTGCTCGAATATTGGAAAAAAAATGGGATTACGACATCCACACACACCGTCAGGCTCTTACATGCTCGCGTCGAGGCAAAAAGCGAAAAGCTTAAAAATACTAGTACACCTACTGGTTCCTTTCTATTGTTCTGTCTGAGGTGTATGGCGATGCAATAGCTTTGCTATGACTACTCCGAAGTCGACGAAAGGCGACATACAACACGAAATAGCACTGCGTATGTGCCCGCAGTCAATGACTACAGTTCTGGCTGACGGATCCTGCGTGCCGCAGCTCGaagtttctctttgttcgcGATGTCTCAGTAAGCCGTGCAGGCTCGCCTGACCTCATCATTTTGCCGAGATCCATCTAACCATCAGAGCTACCTGGAAGCCTCCTAATGTACTCTTGTGACGATTTGCATGTCACTTCACGGTAGCTGATAAGTTCAAACCCACACATCCCTGAGGCTCAAGCAAAACAGGGCTTGTTGCGGATTTGGTGGAGACTTCAGTAGATGCAAAGTTGGCGCTGCGGCGAGTCGTGCTATTCTGAATACGAGACACCGTTGGTTCAGCCTCCAAGCATACTTCTGACTCTTAAACCCGTGGATCAACATCAGCACGCTTGTTTCCATTGCTCAAAAACCCTCTACAAGGAATGGCTTCGTCACTTTGTTTGGTGCCGCTTACCAGTGAGTTTCCTCCCATTGTGCTGGGTTGTCCGCTTTTGGAACTGATCAAGTGCCGGAATTTACTTAGATCGGCTTCACAGTTCACTGACTTTTTTCACATTTATTAACCAGTCCCGCTCGACGTGAAAGTGTTTCAATTGCTTGTGGATGTGGGCATGAGAACCCCCGTCGTACAGAGATTGAGCGGGCCAATTGATGGCGAACCATTTCCACTCAATGACGGGCAAAACGGGGATGTTTTTTGATTGTATCGTTCACACTACCCTGgttgtttctgtgtttcagGTATCATTTCACCGGGATATGATCCCTAGCTATTAACAGTCATGGTTCTCGACACCCGTGTGTCAGCCGGCGCAGCGAGACGGACGAAAACGAAGTGTTTATGCGCCAAGAAGTGACTTTGCTCGTGTCATGACAGGGGTCGATTCTCTCAAAATTGTTTGTCAACTATACAGCAGCAGCGCTTCCACGATGAGCCTCACGGCGGCATGCTGTAAGCCTGAACTGTTCAGTTTTTACGGCGTTTGCTGTTTCGCTGGATGGAGAATTTGAGCAGTGGTGCACTTTGCGTATTGACGGTATCAAAGAACACCGTGTTTTGTCCAACCATCGTAGCACCAGCAACCTACAGATTACCACTCAATCGCGAAACCACAGCAGACCACAAAGGGTTAAGGTGAAGGAAGAATGGACAAGAACAGCAATGAGGCAGCCGCGGATTCCACCCTGTCCATCGGGGCAGGTGGAGAGCGTGACGGTAGGAGCCTCGATGTACGCGATGACGACCACTACCAGCAGCTTGAGGAGATGCGCATGAGGaggctctttcttctgcttggAATATGCACGACTATGCCTTGGAACAGCTTGCTGACAAGTTTACCGATCTTCTCCCTTACGTATTTCCCAATGTACAAATGGGGAACCTGGAGGTGAGGCTCTGGCGATAACGGCGCTGTGGTGCATTGAGATTCCTGTTGCTGTTCCCCGCCCACAGACCGTATATCCCATACACGCACAGTAATGCTTTTGATCGGTTTTGGTCTCTGTGGAGCGCCAACACTCTAGGAacggctggaggagaaaCCAATCTGCCCCGACTAGCACAGGCAGCCTCTCATCACAATATGTACGTGTACTGACAAGTCGGCGTTCGCTGGAAGTCGATGACTGCCACAACATTGGTAGGAACGGAATGAATTATACGAAGGACGGCACAAACATGAACATCTCTTTGAATCCGTTGAGATACAGATCTGATCATTGCTCCAACATGGTTGCCACATTACGGCATGAGCAAGTGACAATCCTATTCATCTAGTTTCCTGCTagctgtctctttttcgttcaGCGCTCAGATCAACTCAGCAGCCCTCCTGTTGATCCAGCCTTTGCTTGGATGGATCATGCCGCGCATTTCTTTGGCTTCCTGTTACCTGTCCTCGCTGGGAGCTCTGCTAGTTGCAACCATCCTTGTACCAGTGTTCGGCTATTTTTTTCAGACGACCTTTCTTGGCCTCGCGACCTGTCTATCCGCTCTGTTCATCCTTGCTGCAGCAGGTGCATTTCTGCAGGCTACAGCCTTCAGTAAGCGGGTTTAAATGCCGCGAATCCTTTGGCGTCAAGATGTCTCACAGTGCAGCATCGTTGAGCGAGACAGAACTATGAGGCGAAGGCGCACGATTCTCGTCACTGCCGAGAGATAAGAAGACAGGGGTCGCGCGGTGGTCGCAGTTCTTCTGCAGATACAGCCAGGTCCTCCGCTACCTCGTCTGAGCCAAATGTGTAGTAGCACAGAGCTGTAGACGGAATTATGTTGTCTGTGGAACATACTTTTCCGAACAGATTGTGGTAGACAGCGGCGGGTTTTCGAGGTTTCTTGTGCTTCGAAACAACTATCGAAACCAGAGAAACTCCATCTACCTGACACCGTTTCTTATAGAAAGAGCAGAACTTTGCGGCTCTGTCCAATATGTTTCAGGTTGTTATCAGCGTGCTGCGCTCACTCTCATAGTTGATTTATTCTACGCATTGGGATCAGATATTTAAGTGGAAGACGACTTTTCACGGGCGAGATATCGGCTTGTCGGTATCAAAGTGTGtgcctgtgtgtgtgcgtcctcttttctgtgtgtgtgttcagTTCTTGCGGGCTCTGTGACAGACGAGAGATACTTGTATCAGTTCTTTGTGGGTCAAGCGGCGGCGGGAGTTCTTGCAGCTATTTGTGGTTTTACGCCGTACCTGATCCGACAGATGCTTCAACACGGAGGGTGGCGCGTCGTGCCCTTAAGACCGAACTTTTCCGTCGGTGTCCCTCCTGGAGCTGGTGCTGAGCCTGGACACACTGATTTTGAACTGATCAATACGCGTGTGCACAGTTCACCGGGCGACTCTATGTTGCACGATAATGAATACTTGTGGTCTCTGTGCAGTTCGAGTCTCGCGTTTATTGTATGTACATGCCTTACTCTCATCTGCATCCTTTCTTATCGAGCGCTGAACCAGTCGCGGTTGTTTTCCACCCTTCTTGCTCTCCCCGCCTCGTCCCATGATGCCGATGAGGCCCCGCTGACGGAAGAGGTCGTTCCTTTGGTTTCGGATGCCAATCCGAACGTTCACGTGGAAACGGAAAACACCTCGGTGTCAAGTGCACGATCCCAGCGGGAGGGCGAAACAGCAAACGATGCAGGCAAATTTGATCGCGGCAGTGAGAAGCCCGGAGGACGCGGTCCAGGCGGCGACGTTTCCGTGAGCACAAGTGCAGCAACCGAACAAGCCAAGTGGATAGATAAAAGAGTTCGGGTCGAACAAACGAACCTTTTCCTTACCCTCTTTGTCACCGGCCTACTTTTCCCAGGTAAGAGGTGGCAGCTTCAAAACATGGGGATTCTCTGCAAAAGAGTTCCGTCAAAGGCCTAGAACCGGATCATTGAGCATGGCCATCTGAatttgtctctgtgtcctctgGCATATCAGTCTGAACAGCACTTGTCCCGTCTCCCGTCCTTTTCGCTTGACCTTTCTGCATGTGGATTTTTGCTTTTATCTAttttcctgtgtctctcgagtAGGTTTCCCTTGCCGTAGACACCTGCTCGCACGCATAGAGTTACAGCTTCTTTCCACTTCCCCCGTTCATGCCTCGCATTTTGGGGACCTTCATTCTCTTTCCGCTTCCCCCAgatttgtcttcttttcagcAAGCACGGCCGAATGGCGCCCACAAGCTTCCTTGGTTGCATCAAAGACTGGAAATGCAGCCAACGTCACCGTGTTGGCGCTCTTTATGTCGGGCTTCACTGCGCAGCAACTTCAGCTGTTTCTGGCTACCTGCTTTCAAGCTGGCGACCTCGTCAGTCGCCTTTTCACCAGGTGGTTCAAGTGTTGTCTGCTCGAGTCTGAGACGGCGAAGGGAAAccagttgcatgcagaagccgAAGCAGCGGCCAGTGAGGCAGCAGGTCCCCACCCTTTGCCTTCCTGGAttaggagagaagacgaggatgACGACAACAAGCTAACAGAAGGCAGTGAAACcagaagagtggagaggcagagtGGACGTGAtcacgaggaaggagaacgcgaCAGGCTGCGAGCGGAATCTGCAAATTCGCCTCTCACGGTGCCTGTGGTAAGCAATAGAAtatggagaggaaagacagagaatcAGAGGAACCAGAAGTTCTCTGTAGAAGGGTTGGAAAAAGAATTTGACAGGTTCAAGGGAAGAATTAAGTTGACGTTGGGAGCgactgaaaaggaaagaagtgAAGCTTTGAGCAGGAAGCAAGATGGAGCATTGTTTGGAGCGTGTACCACAGGTCGAACTCAGTGCAGCATTTTTCACCTCACACTTTCCCCCGTTGAACATTGTGGCAGAACCCGAAGAAAACAGCTTGGAAGAGAAAGTGCAGCCTGACCTTGTGTTCGTCACACATGTTCTTTTCATTTGCCGAGGGTTGTTATGTTTCGTTCAAACGGAAACCCGTGGAGTCG
It contains:
- a CDS encoding hypothetical protein (encoded by transcript TGME49_320280), yielding MMQTARGNRNIFSHLWQGPDALQRNRVFKKTLVVYVAFAAVSSLNRSSGYIGGSIAIWESHAAGAGSSVSLEKPERPVTRGGLLPSAYADDVNYDAGQLDDNNNEGVVNHSEFPKRDGEANDTIYAGSNGVLPATSDEDKDDNEQFKRPPMTRADRQGGSIPHEGGVQEGEMTENADYSPDTEDEDELAIEGDDDGEETEHEEFDFQYYLPHQYRRVIPGTNIDYYDYVLMEERQARGEVNEPPNDRSGLLPSDDGKALPVVTANNGVFSYCYTTEKADILERCAQAATLGDGVYIPIVNMTDFGRHNNAELGNPAVQTVSIPPQHYTLARQDLPPEWFETIAELKNRTHLRVGGLWFGPPDFDRMSAVLREYPGLLDGFLVDWDSGEGACMSKIKRPPRFSRNGRQNGWWNPKSFFMRYYTGGQDVDVCRLPDRTPYTAEPFVNNNFRGKCFSVEQFDFIEKRDW
- a CDS encoding hypothetical protein (encoded by transcript TGME49_320270~Signal peptide predicted by SignalP 2.0 HMM (probability 0.702) with cleavage site probability 0.184 at residue 63~Predicted trans-membrane domain (TMHMM2.0):6-29:43-66:72-95:151-174:439-462:542-565:680-703) — encoded protein: MPRISLASCYLSSLGALLVATILVPVFGYFFQTTFLGLATCLSALFILAAAGAFLQATAFILAGSVTDERYLYQFFVGQAAAGVLAAICGFTPYLIRQMLQHGGWRVVPLRPNFSVGVPPGAGAEPGHTDFELINTRVHSSPGDSMLHDNEYLWSLCSSSLAFIVCTCLTLICILSYRALNQSRLFSTLLALPASSHDADEAPLTEEVVPLVSDANPNVHVETENTSVSSARSQREGETANDAGKFDRGSEKPGGRGPGGDVSVSTSAATEQAKWIDKRVRVEQTNLFLTLFVTGLLFPASTAEWRPQASLVASKTGNAANVTVLALFMSGFTAQQLQLFLATCFQAGDLVSRLFTRWFKCCLLESETAKGNQLHAEAEAAASEAAGPHPLPSWIRREDEDDDNKLTEGSETRRVERQSGRDHEEGERDRLRAESANSPLTVPVILRFLFVPLFIISQLATLPPSTPAVPLTASFDLNAVSGVVTLPVSFARSSPSTRLSPFPGSASPSSLVSLEESATEGGASATASNTAWGFFLRLISNDYVRLFLMLALAISNGLYATIAVLNANAAAAASARQFANAERGETEDAGRGEKGVQQRGQATEDERPRNRGAGQEEDAGESGSETPSSRQPLLKSEDRESPRPHSAVVSEDRYGKMETGLPLRRRRSAVERFCRKKKQDVAFGINLGVVAGVCAGSWFGAALQYFVPSSW